A single genomic interval of Aureliella helgolandensis harbors:
- a CDS encoding phage tail tape measure protein has protein sequence MAAKDIEAGRAHVLIRLRDQVSAGLKKTERNFAKFGRSFATAGLALGAAAGGPLVRVMQVFGGFDAAMARVSAITNGTTDELAKLRAEAKRLGATTQFSATQAAEGMVFLGMAGFNTQQVLAGIGPVLNVAAAGMLDLGRAADIVSDATTAFGLTAEDTGRVADVMAKTATSSNTSIEQMGEAFTYAAAQGKAAGQTVEDVSAALGVLGNSGLKASIAGTGVQGIFKRLVQPDALAMLRSMGVSLADSAGNIRPLTALMGDLQKATSRMTQLKKLQTFEELFGLHSKSAIILSDNASALEELTGKLYNATGAADSMASKMQDSVMGRWLGFTSAFEAIHVALGEAFKGPTQSVLAFGATSMRVIAAFIDGNQTLFKTIGLIAGGIAAVGIVLTTVGFSFLAASFAVGGLATAISFLASIIGFVFSPLGLAVAVLIGLGIAAYQFRSQLAAAFSSVAEYFRPLIDGIGHVWEIFSETFGAIVAELQGGNLGNAAGIAWLGFVAAAWQGVAELGGAIDAALGFFQAWIPGVDNVRTYITGAFASIGQSILAGRWDLAGAIAMTKLKLAVAHGWGAITNVWAGAMTGIGTIWDFTIYGLRSTWNALATAIRASVFIITDVFTSIIDRLDQLWTSFASTAARIDAWMTGSKMHSNLADKYTSDFAARTAARKAASDKERAAIGRSQREGQARIDSDLNRRVTGRVQSEQGVNNRNQARQAQLRAEIANLERQAATAYAGAGAPTIENVAAKARNDLEKAIADSQKQAQAGTQGNGPTNAALRRQAGVGGGQLAKITSSGTFSAAAAAQALGFDTRPAEQTAKNTKKIVQLIQNNRGGALFT, from the coding sequence ATGGCAGCCAAAGACATCGAGGCGGGTAGAGCTCACGTACTAATTCGCTTGAGAGATCAAGTTTCGGCCGGGCTCAAGAAAACCGAACGCAACTTCGCCAAGTTCGGACGTAGCTTCGCGACTGCAGGCCTGGCACTCGGAGCAGCTGCAGGCGGTCCACTGGTCCGCGTCATGCAGGTGTTTGGCGGGTTCGATGCTGCCATGGCTCGCGTCTCGGCAATTACCAATGGCACCACGGACGAACTAGCGAAACTCCGTGCCGAGGCAAAACGCCTGGGAGCCACAACGCAGTTCAGTGCCACGCAGGCTGCCGAGGGAATGGTTTTCCTCGGGATGGCTGGATTCAACACCCAACAAGTTCTCGCTGGTATTGGTCCAGTGCTGAATGTGGCGGCTGCCGGGATGCTCGATCTTGGACGTGCCGCGGATATCGTCTCCGACGCCACGACGGCGTTCGGACTGACTGCCGAGGATACCGGACGGGTTGCCGATGTGATGGCTAAAACTGCGACCAGCTCGAACACGTCGATCGAGCAAATGGGCGAGGCTTTTACCTATGCTGCAGCTCAGGGCAAAGCAGCTGGTCAAACCGTTGAAGACGTTTCGGCCGCCCTCGGAGTACTTGGCAACTCTGGACTCAAGGCATCCATCGCGGGAACGGGAGTGCAAGGCATTTTCAAGCGATTGGTGCAGCCCGACGCATTGGCCATGCTGCGTTCCATGGGAGTATCTCTGGCGGACTCTGCCGGGAATATTCGCCCACTCACGGCGCTGATGGGAGACTTGCAAAAAGCCACTTCCAGAATGACTCAGCTCAAGAAACTGCAGACGTTCGAGGAGCTGTTTGGATTGCACTCAAAATCTGCGATCATTCTTTCGGACAATGCTTCAGCTCTCGAAGAGCTGACTGGCAAGTTGTACAACGCGACCGGAGCGGCAGATTCGATGGCTTCCAAGATGCAAGACTCGGTCATGGGCCGTTGGCTTGGCTTCACCTCTGCGTTCGAAGCGATTCACGTTGCACTGGGGGAAGCGTTCAAAGGTCCCACACAATCGGTGCTGGCGTTCGGTGCCACGTCGATGCGTGTGATTGCAGCGTTTATCGATGGCAATCAAACGCTTTTCAAAACGATCGGGTTGATAGCAGGCGGCATTGCTGCAGTTGGTATCGTGCTGACCACCGTTGGCTTTTCGTTCCTGGCAGCCTCGTTCGCCGTTGGCGGTCTGGCAACGGCGATCAGTTTTCTAGCGTCGATTATTGGCTTCGTCTTCTCGCCACTTGGCCTGGCTGTTGCCGTGCTCATTGGCCTTGGCATCGCAGCCTACCAGTTTCGTTCCCAACTCGCTGCAGCATTCTCCTCGGTGGCCGAGTACTTCCGCCCACTCATAGACGGGATAGGCCACGTGTGGGAGATCTTCAGTGAAACGTTCGGTGCAATTGTGGCCGAATTGCAGGGAGGGAACCTGGGCAACGCTGCGGGTATCGCATGGCTAGGGTTTGTGGCTGCAGCCTGGCAGGGCGTGGCCGAGCTGGGTGGGGCCATTGATGCTGCATTAGGATTCTTTCAGGCGTGGATTCCTGGCGTGGACAACGTACGCACCTACATCACTGGGGCATTCGCATCAATTGGTCAATCGATCCTGGCCGGGCGGTGGGATCTGGCTGGTGCGATCGCTATGACTAAACTCAAGTTGGCAGTTGCCCACGGTTGGGGAGCGATTACCAACGTCTGGGCTGGTGCCATGACGGGCATCGGTACCATTTGGGATTTCACTATCTACGGGTTGCGAAGTACTTGGAATGCACTTGCCACAGCAATTCGCGCATCGGTGTTCATCATTACTGACGTCTTCACATCGATTATTGATCGACTTGATCAGCTGTGGACATCCTTTGCCTCAACTGCAGCACGGATTGATGCATGGATGACTGGGAGCAAAATGCACTCGAACTTGGCTGACAAATACACCAGTGATTTTGCAGCCAGAACCGCCGCTCGCAAAGCAGCTAGCGACAAAGAGCGAGCTGCGATCGGACGCTCGCAGCGAGAAGGTCAAGCCCGAATCGACAGTGACCTGAATCGCCGCGTAACCGGACGTGTTCAATCGGAGCAAGGCGTCAACAACCGCAATCAAGCACGGCAAGCACAATTGCGGGCTGAAATTGCCAATCTTGAAAGGCAAGCTGCAACGGCCTACGCTGGCGCCGGAGCTCCAACAATTGAGAACGTCGCTGCCAAGGCCCGCAATGATCTGGAGAAAGCGATTGCAGATTCACAGAAGCAAGCCCAAGCGGGTACGCAAGGGAACGGCCCAACCAATGCAGCTCTGCGCAGGCAAGCTGGCGTCGGTGGTGGACAGCTCGCCAAGATCACCAGCTCCGGGACGTTCTCGGCGGCCGCTGCAGCTCAGGCACTCGGTTTCGACACGCGACCTGCAGAGCAGACCGCCAAGAATACAAAGAAGATTGTGCAGCTGATCCAAAACAACCGGGGCGGAGCCCTTTTCACTTAA